AACGGCAGGGTCATAGGTACGAAAGATTATTTCTACGATTGTTATGAAGGGTTTTGCAAGGGCTGATAACAAACACCATGTCCAAAACATATGATAAGGTATGCGGCGGAAAAACTTAAGTGAATACTCGAGTCAAAGAAGGTCAATACTAGACTTAGGCATAATTTGTGAATGAAGGCAAAGGTCATATACCGCCTGGATTTGGCAGATTAGCCGTTCGGTGAGCTTATAGGCGAATCGAACTTCCTAAATAATTGACGGAGTGTGAGAGTGTGATTATCAGACGTGGAGACATTTATTATGCTGATTTAAGGCCGGTAGTAGGCTCTGAGCAGGGCGGGATCCGTCCGGTTCTTATTATACAGAACGACATAGGCAATAAACATAGCCCTACTGTGATCTGTGCGGCAATTACATCAAGAATGAATAAGGCAAAGCTTCCCACCCATGTGGAGCTGGATACAAAAAAATGCGATATGATAAAAGATTCGGTGATTCTTTTAGAGCAGCTTCGCACCATTGATAAGCAGAGGCTGAAAGAAAAGATTTGTCATATCGACGATGAACTTCAGCAGGAAGTGGACTGTGCATTAAGGGTGAGCCTGGAACTGGATACATAGTTCACCATTGACGGAATGCTGATAAAATGGTATATTTTTAAATAGTTACGAGAAAAAATACGAATGATAAATAACAAAAGGAGTAGATTTTTAGAATGGACGATGGCAATCCGCTTATACGCGTGATTATTTTTATTGCTTTTATCGTATTGGACGCTATTTTTTATGGGTTTGGATCAGCAATCCAAAACGTGAATACAAGCGAACTGGAGCATCAGATGGAGGAAGGAAGTAAAAAGGCCGGTCAGCTGTTACATATAGTTAACAGACCGACCAGATTTGTAAATACGATACAAATCACCACAAATTTAATCGGTATGGTAACCGGGGCTTTTGTTTTAGAGCAGCTGGGAGCAAGGCTTGGGACCGTCTTAACAAGAGACGGGGCTTATCCAAGCCAATGGATATCCCTTTTAAGTCTGTTGTTAGTTTCTGTTGTACTGATCGTGCTTTTGATCAGCTTTGGTATCATTATTCCAAAACGCTGTGCGGCAGAGAACCCTGAAAAATGGGGTTATCTTATGCTGCCTGTAGTATCCCTCATCATGATACCCCTTATTCCCTTTACCTGGCTGGCAAATGTGGTGGCTTACTTTGTCCTGAAGCTGTTTGGAATCGATATGGCATCAGATAATGAGAACGTTACGGAAGAAGACATCATGTCCATGGTGAACGAGGGCCATGAACAGGGCGTTTTAGAGGCCAGAGAAGCGGAGATGATTACAAACATCTTCGAACTGAATGATAAGGAAGCCGGAGATATTATGACCCACCGAAAGAATCTGGTCGCTTTGGACGGCGAGATTACTCTTCGGGAGGCAGTGAATTTCATCTTGAAAGAGGGATTTAATTCCCGTTATCCGATTTACAAAAAGGATGTGGATGACATTATCGGGATCCTTCATATGAAGGATGCTCTTATTGCTGTAGAAAATAAAAGGAATGCATCCCGCCAGCTATGGGAGATCGAAGGGCTTCTCAGAGAAGCTCATTTCATTCCGGAAACCAGGAATATTGATACTCTGTTTAAGGAAATGCAGTCCAGAAAGATCCATATGGTAATCGTAGTAGATGAATACGGTCAGACAGCGGGTATTGTGACGATGGAAGATATTTTGGAAGAGATTGTGGGCAATATCATGGATGAATATGATGTGGATGAAGAATACATTGTCCCCTCAGATGACGGTTCCTATGTAATCAACGGCATGACTCCTTTGGAAGAAGTGGAAAGGGCCTTGAATATTGAGTTTGATGAAGAGGATTATGACTCCTATGATACCATCAACGGCTTGCTGATTTCCAGGCTGGACCGGATTCCCCAGGAAGGAGAAGAGACAGAGGTGTCTATTCTTGGATATTGTTTTAAAATCCTTCGTGTGGAAAATAAGATCATTCATACCATCCGGGTTCGGAAAGAGCTGCCGGAAGAGGAGCATGAGGAAGAACAGGAGCTTAGACATATTGAGGCTCGTGAGGAATTCTCGGACATAAAAATGTAATATCGGCACAGCTGTCATTTGTTCTCGGAAAAAGAGGGAATCGGCAGCTGTGCATTATTTTTCTTGCAAGATGAAAAAAATAGTGCTAAAATGGAAAAGATGTTGACTTATTAGATATTATAAGGACGAAGTAGAGAAAGAAAAGGAGTGTTGGAACAATGTCAGGACATTCGAAGTTCGCGAATATTAAACACAAAAAAGAGAGAAACGATGCGGCTAAAGGCAAGGTTTTTACTATCCTCGGAAGAGAATTGGCGGTAGCGGTGAAAGAAGGCGGACCAGACCCTGCAAACAATAGTAAACTCCGTGATATTATCGCAAAGGCAAAAGCCAATAATATGCCAAACGATACCATTGACCGCGGCATTAAAAAAGCAGCTGGCGATGCAGGCTCCGTTAATTATGAGACAATTACATACGAAGGATACGGCCCTAACGGGGTTGCGATTATCGTAGATACGCTGACAGACAACAAGAACCGGACTGCAGCAAACGTAAGAAACGCATTTACAAAAGGCGGCGGCAATGTGGGAACTCCTGGCTGCGTGTCCTTTATGTTTGATAAAAAGGGCCAGATCATCATTGATAAGGAAGAATGTGAGATGGATCCGGATGAACTGATGATGGTTTCCCTGGATGCGGGGGCCGAAGATTTTTCGGAAGAAGAGGACAGCTTTGAAATA
This genomic stretch from Lacrimispora sphenoides harbors:
- a CDS encoding hemolysin family protein, yielding MDDGNPLIRVIIFIAFIVLDAIFYGFGSAIQNVNTSELEHQMEEGSKKAGQLLHIVNRPTRFVNTIQITTNLIGMVTGAFVLEQLGARLGTVLTRDGAYPSQWISLLSLLLVSVVLIVLLISFGIIIPKRCAAENPEKWGYLMLPVVSLIMIPLIPFTWLANVVAYFVLKLFGIDMASDNENVTEEDIMSMVNEGHEQGVLEAREAEMITNIFELNDKEAGDIMTHRKNLVALDGEITLREAVNFILKEGFNSRYPIYKKDVDDIIGILHMKDALIAVENKRNASRQLWEIEGLLREAHFIPETRNIDTLFKEMQSRKIHMVIVVDEYGQTAGIVTMEDILEEIVGNIMDEYDVDEEYIVPSDDGSYVINGMTPLEEVERALNIEFDEEDYDSYDTINGLLISRLDRIPQEGEETEVSILGYCFKILRVENKIIHTIRVRKELPEEEHEEEQELRHIEAREEFSDIKM
- a CDS encoding YebC/PmpR family DNA-binding transcriptional regulator produces the protein MSGHSKFANIKHKKERNDAAKGKVFTILGRELAVAVKEGGPDPANNSKLRDIIAKAKANNMPNDTIDRGIKKAAGDAGSVNYETITYEGYGPNGVAIIVDTLTDNKNRTAANVRNAFTKGGGNVGTPGCVSFMFDKKGQIIIDKEECEMDPDELMMVSLDAGAEDFSEEEDSFEIITAPEEFSAVREALEAAGIPMVEADVTMIPQTWVELTDEDSIKKMNRIMDLLDVEDDVQATYHNWSE
- a CDS encoding type II toxin-antitoxin system PemK/MazF family toxin encodes the protein MIIRRGDIYYADLRPVVGSEQGGIRPVLIIQNDIGNKHSPTVICAAITSRMNKAKLPTHVELDTKKCDMIKDSVILLEQLRTIDKQRLKEKICHIDDELQQEVDCALRVSLELDT